The following are encoded together in the Mesoplodon densirostris isolate mMesDen1 chromosome 2, mMesDen1 primary haplotype, whole genome shotgun sequence genome:
- the TMEM69 gene encoding transmembrane protein 69 translates to MGPTMVHFIQKFSRASSKMLKYPSTIRLGARRRIETFSLKTCLQQNFSPLFPRPWLVSSFPVCMSKTQYYHTSPCSFKKKQEQAVLPARPPQTISYLPDSPKPALYITLAGLIPFIAPPLVMVMTKTYIPILAFTQMAYGASFLSFLGGIRWGFTLPQGSPAKPDFLNLANSTAPVVFSWLAFFVSERLSEAIVTVIIGLGIALHTELFLLPHYPNWFKALRIVVTLVAFFSFVITLLVKDFYPEKGPKRLRQVE, encoded by the exons ATGGGGCCCACCATGGTTCACTTCATCCAGAAGTTTTCTCGAGCATCTTCAAAG ATGCTGAAGTACCCTTCCACAATCAGACTAGGAGCCAGAAGGAGAATAGAAACATTTTCTCTCAAAACATGCCTCCAGCAGAACTTTTCCCCTTTGTTTCCAAGGCCTTGGCTTGTCTCATCATTTCCAGTGTGTATGAGCAAGACACAATATTATCACACTTCCCCATGCAGCTTTAAGAAGAAGCAAGAGCAAGCAGTACTTCCAGCCAGGCCACCACAAACCATCAGTTACCTGCCTGACAGCCCGAAGCCAGCATTATACATAACTCTGGCAGGACTAATCCCCTTCATTGCTCCACCACTggtcatggtgatgacaaagacTTATATTCCCATATTAGCTTTTACTCAGATGGCTTATGGAGCCAGTTTCCTATCTTTCTTGGGAGGGATCAGATGGGGTTTTACTCTGCCACAAGGTAGTCCAGCCAAACCAGACTTCCTCAATTTAGCTAATAGTACAGCTCCTGTTGTGTTTTCATGGCTTGCGTTCTTTGTTTCTGAAAGACTCAGTGAAGCTATAGTCACAGTAATAATAGGTTTGGGGATAGCATTACACACTGAACTTTTTCTCTTGCCACATTATCCCAATTGGTTCAAAGCCCTGAGGATAGTAGTCACTTTAGTGgcctttttttcatttgtaatcacTTTACTAGTTAAAGATTTTTATCCAGAGAAGGGACCCAAGAGACTTAGGCAAgtagaataa